TCCATGACCATGTAGTTCGCGCCGTCCGCGCCGATACGTTTGATGACTTCCAGGACGATGTCCTTGGGGGTCACGCCTTCCTGCGTGCGTCCGGTGACCTTGATCAGCATGGTCTCGGGCACCTTGAACCACACCCGTCCCGCGTAGATCGCGCCGGCCAGGTCTGTGGAGCCCACGCCGGTCGCGAAGGTGCCGAGCGCGCCCGCATTGCAGGTGTGGCTGTCCCCGCTCACGAGCGTCTGGCCGGGCTTCATCAGGCCCGTGTTCTCCAGCACGACGTGCGCGATCCCACCGCGGCCCACGTCGTAGAAGTGCTTGATGCCCTTCTCCTGCACCCAGGACTTGAGCTTCTGGTACATCTTTGCGGCCTTGATGTTCATGGCCGGGACGCTGTGATCCGGCACGGCCACGATTTGATCCGGGTTGAACACGTGATCCATGCCGCGCTCTTCCAGCATGCGCAGCGCGGCGGGCGTGGTGATCTCGTGGCACAGCACCCAGTCGGTGGAACACTCGATCAGCTGTCCCGGCACCACGTGGTCGTGGCCGCTGTGGGCAGCCAGGATCTTCTCGGCAATCGTCATTCCCATACGTCAGTTCCTCCCGCGCCCGGCGCGCAAAACGCCCCCGTCCTCGCATCGGCGACGGGGGCGTGTTCGTGAACGCTCGCGGTGCGCGCTCAACGCCCCTGGCGAAGAAGGAACCGCGACCCCGCGCTTCCTGTCCCTACCACGACGCTGAACATGCCCGGAGTGTAGCGCGCTCCGCGTGGCGGTGTGCCGTCCGGGTTATACGGGGCGGCCGCGGGTGACGGCCCGGAACTCATGTGCTGGCGCTACACTGCGGGCCCCATGACACGCCCTGCGCTTCTCCTCTCTGCCCTTGCCCTGTGCGCCCTGCTGGCCGGGTGCAGCAGCACCACCACCCCGAACCACTCGACCCTGACCCTGCAGGGCACCACGACCGGCGTGAGCTTCCCGGATTCGGTGCTGTACCTCGCCAGCGGCGACGAAACGAACCTCGACAACGCCGGCAGCCTGAAAGCGTCGGGAGCGTTCACCCTGAAGGCCACGGTGCCGCCCGCGACGGCCAGCGCCTTCGACCTGCTCACCGTTCCGACGGGCTGCACCGTGACGGGCAGCGCACAGGCGCACCCGAAGGTGCATTTCTACGACCGGCTGGTCGTGCATACGGCCCAGGGCGACGCGCTGGGCACCATCCAGGAGGTCATCACGACTGGAGCGACCCTGCCGTTTGGCCGGGTGGCCCGCGTGTACAGCGACCGGGCGGCTGTGGTCAAGGCCACGGTGCAGTGCGGCACGGCCACGCAGGTGAATTATGACGTGACCCTGGTCAAGGGCTGGAACGCCCTCGAGTACAGCGTCGGGTCGAATTCCGTAACCATGAAGACGCTGGGCCAGGTCAGCACGACCTTCGAGGCCGCGCAGGAACTGCCCTACATCTCGGTAGTGTTCGCACCGTCCACGCTGAAATTCACGTCGAATACGACCTTCGAGGTCAGCGCGACCTTCTACCAGGAGGGCGGGCTGGGCGGCACGTATCCGCTCAGCACGGACGTGGACGGCCTGAGTGTCGAACCGGCCTCGGTGACCCTGGACGGCATCGCGGTGCTGTCCACCCGGCCCGGCGCCGGGCTGCTGACGCACCTCGGGCTGCGCGCGCAGGCGCTCACGACCACTCTGAAATTCACCTACACCGGATCGGTGAATGGCACCCGTCCCTTCGTTCTGACGCTCGACGACGACTACGGGCAGCAGGTAGGCCGTGGGGACGGCGTGCTGGACGTTCAGCGTCCCTGAGTGCCGTGGCCAGGTGGGCCAGTTTCGACTTGCTTCATACTCCCGTTCTGTCAGTGGATCGTCAGCGGCGTTAGGTTTTTCACTTTACGATGGAATTGACCATGTTCAGGCCATTCCTTCCGTCCGCCGTGGTGCTACTGTTGTGCGCCTGCGGCAGTGGCACGCCGGCTTCCCATCCCACGCTCCAGGGGTCTCCGGTGAGCCAGACGCGGGTGGCGGGCACGGTCAGCGACGCCTCCTTCCCGAACGCCCGCGCGTTCCTGGCGTCCTCGACCGCAGTGTCGGGGGTCAACGTCGGAACGGTCGTCAGTCCGGGGAGCGTGTCGCTTGAGCTCTCGGCTACCCCTGAGGCCAGCACCCTGACGCTCCTGCCCCCGGCGGCGGATTCCGGTTGCACCTTCACTGGAACGGCCCCCGCCTCTCCCGTGCGGGTGGCTGTATGGGACAGCATTGCCGTGTTCAGTTCCGGCGACGACCCACTGGGCCTGATCACCGAAGTCCTCAGCGCCGGACAGCCTGGGGCCGGCGACCGGGTCGTACGCGTGTATAGCGACAGTGCGGTGACCGTGCAGGGCACCGTCGGTTGCGCCGGTGTGGATCCCGTGACCTACGACTTGAAGTTGAACCCCGGCTGGAACGCCGTGGAGCAGGTCACCTCGACGGGGGCGACCCGCCTGAGCACCCTGCCGACCACAGCGCGCAGCGAGCTCCGGGGCCAACTGGCGACTCCGAGCGTCACGCTGACCCTGGGTTCTCCCCGCCTGGAATTTGCCACGACCGATCCGGTCAGTGTGAGCGCTTCCTTCAATCAGGTGGGTGGATACAGCGGGCGCATTCACCTCTCCACGGATCTGCCGGGACTGAGCGTGCAGCCCGCGACCATCACCCTGCCTCCCCTGGGCCTCCAGCTGGCCCCGACGAGCCCGGGCACTCCGGCCGACGGCACCCTGACCGCCCAGCAGATCTCCTCCCGCCTGACCTTCCGGTACACCCCGACCACCAACATCGACCAGACCTTCACCGTGATCCTGAAAGACGACGCCGGACGAGAGGTCGGCCGGGCCACGTCGGCCATCCAGGTCACCCGGCCTGGCTTCACGCTGTCCACGCGCACGCAGGAACTGGAACTCGCCGCCGGATCATCCGTCCAGGTACCCGTCTGTGTGTCGAGCGAGGGGAACTACCAGGGAGCCGTCACCCTGAGCGCCAGCAGCCTGCCCGCCGGCGTGAGTGTGAAGTCCACGACCGTGACCCTGGACGGCTTCACCTGCGGTCTGGTGACGCTGAGCAGCACCTCCGGCGTCCTGGGTGGCACCAGCACCATCGCGCTGACCGGGGCCGGGGGCAGCTTCAAGGCCCGGATCATGGCCACCCTGACCACCCTGGGATCGGCCGTGTCGGTCACCCTGACCACCCCGACCGTCACGGTGTACCAGGGCCTGGACGCCACCCTGACCGCCACAGTGACGAGCGAGTACGGCTTCAGGGGCCCGACCACCCTGACCCTCGGCGGCCTTCCCAGCGGAGTCAGCGCCGCGCCGGTAACGGCCATGGTGCCTGCTGGGGCCTCCACGACAGCGTCGTTCACCCTGCACGCGTCGACCACAGCGACGCTCGGCGTGGCGTCCCTCACGGTGACCAGCCCGCATCTGCTCATGTCCACCGTGGATGACACGACGACCTTGCGTGTGCGCCCACCACACACACCAGTGACCGATGGCGCCCTGCTGACGCCGTCACCGGTGGGCGTATGGCAGCGGACGGGTCTGGCGACGTCCCCAGCGCGCAGCACCCTGACCCGCACGGGGCTCACGGGAGGAGCGCTGGCAGTCACGCTCGCCGGCTCCATCGATCAGCTGGTCTCCACGGACGCCGGCGTACTGGCCCTGTCATTCCCTGGCACCACGGGCACCCGAGTCCAGGACGACGGCCGCGTGACCCCTCTGCCCTCGCTGCCCTTCACCCCGAACGACGACCTCGCCACTTCGACGGACATCAACGGCCTGCTGTGGTTCACACGCACGGCTCCGGGCGACTCCGCCCAGATCTGCACGTGGAATCCGACCACAGGCGAGGTGCGGATCGTCGACCGCACGGGCATCACCAGCAGCTACGGAACCCGCGTCACCCTCAGTGCCGACAGACGCACCGTGATGATCCTGCCCCGCTACTCGGGCCAGGCGCTCACAGTGGCCACGGCCACGGGCAGCGTGACCAGCCACAGCCGGGTAGGCGGTTTCAGCAGCGCGGCCGTCACCTCGACCGGTGACGTCTGGTTCGCCAGCTACAACACCCTGTCCCGCGTCACCGCCAGCGGCACCACGGAATTCAACAACCTGACGACTGGGCAGCTGATCGGCTTCGACGCGACCGTGCCGAACATTCTCTGGGGCCGCGACGCGAGCACGGTGTACCGCATCGACACGACGAATGGAACCTCGAAGGCCATCGAACTCTCGGACACGTCAGCCCTCCGGGCCGTCCTAAATCCAGGCGGCGGCCTGTATGTCATCTCCTATGAACAGGCGCTCACCGGACCGAACCAGGCCTTTCTCTCTGAGGTCAGGTAGCGCACCCAGCCGGGAACAGCAGCCTGGGCCTGGGCAAAGAGGTTCGCTCGACCATTGAAGGCGCCTCCTTCCCGGATCGTCAAAGCATGCTTCCTTTGATCCTACAGCCAACGGTAGCGGCGGCTTCTCCAGGCAGATCAGGACAGCCCTCCAAGGCCGTTCACCACAGGATGAAACACTCTTTACTAGAGTCGGCTCCCGGTCACTCCATGTTCAGGTCGATCACGGGCAGCTTCTCTCCCCCATCTGCCGCACCGGTCTCCGGCGTGCGCTTGACGTCTGGAATGGCGATGGGGGTCGTGCGATCCATTCCCAGGGGGGTGCCGTCCGCATCGGCCCAGCGGGTACCGGGCAGGGCGGGACCGCTGCGGCGGGGAACGGCAGCGGGCTGACTGGCCTGGCGGGCAGCGCGGATGATCGAATCGACCTCCGTTTGGCTCAGCAGACCCTTGCTTTCCAGCGTGCCGAGGATCCCGAGCACCATCTTGCGCGTGAATTCCGCTTCCTGCTCGTCGTTCTTCTTGGGAGGTTGTGGAGCCATGTGCGCAGGGTAGCGCGTGTGGACCGCGCTCTGCTCCCCGTCCGGTGACAACCCTCAGGGGCCGGGGCAGGGTGAAGGGTGACGGTCGCAATGCGGGCCGGTGGTATTCTGGCCGGGTCTGACAGCGTGGCGTGAAGGCTTCACCCACACGGCACCTCCACCCGCTCCGAGGGGCGAGATCGCAGCGGGTGGCAGCTTCAAGGAGGTCTGACGAATGTACCGAGGGAGAGAGGGGCAGTGGGCATTCCTGCTTCACCGTTTGTCTGGACTGGCCATCCTGTTGTACCTGCTGCTGCACGTGTTCAGCATCGGGTCGTTCATTTTTGGGGAGCGGTTTTATATGGCGATCCACAACACCTATGACGCCTGGCCGTTCCGGGTGGGACTGGTGTTCGTCACGGCGGGCGTGGTGTATCACGCGTTCAACGGCCTGCGCATCATCGTGATGGACTTCACCGGAGCGGGTGTGGCGTACCAGCGGCAGATGTGGTACGCCGTGCTGCTGATCTCGGTGGCGGCGTTCATCTATGCAGCGCTGACGCTTTGGCCGCGTCTGGTTGGGGGGTACTGATGATCCGCGCGAGAACCTTCACGGACGCCCGGCAGCAGGCGCACAGCAACGCCGAACTGAACTGGTGGGTGTTCATGCGGATCAGCGGATTGATCCTGGTGTTCCTGATCCTGGGGCACGTGTACATGACCTTCCTGCAGGTGAGCGAGTCGGACGCCACCTTCGACGCCGTGGTCGGCAAGCTTGCCAACCCCGCGTGGAAGTTCTACGACTGGCTGATCCTGGCGCTGGCGCTGCTTCACGGCTCGAACGGCGCGCGGTACTCGATCGAGGATTACGTGCGCTCACGGCCCGGCCGGGCGTGGGTGAAGGGACTCTTCTACACCGTGGTGGCGCTGCTGTTCGCCTTCGGCACCATCGGGCTGTTCTCGATTTAACGGCCAATCAAGGGGCAAATGACAATGCATCATCGGTATGACGTGCTGGTTGTGGGGGCGGGTGGAGCGGGCCTGATGGCCGCGCTGTACGCCGCGAAGGGGAACGTGTCGGTGGCGTGCATCAGCAAGCTGTACCCGACCCGGTCGCACACGGGCGCCGCACAGGGCGGGATCGGCGCGGCCCTCGGGAACGTGGCCGAGGATCACTGGGAATGGCACATGTTCGACACCGTCAAGGGCGGCGATTACCTGACGGATCAGGACGCCGCCGAGGTGTTCGCCAAGGACATCATCGAGGCGGTGTATGAGCTGGAACACATGGGCCTGCCGTTCTCGCGCACGCCCGAGGGCAAGATCGCGCAGCGCAAGTTCGGCGGCCACACCCGCGACTTCGGAAAGGCGGCCGTGGAACGCTCGTGCTACGCGAAAGACCGCACCGGGCACATGATCCTCCAGACGCTGTACCAGCAGAATGTGAAGGAGGGCACGACCTTCTTCAACGAGTTCCATGTCACGGATCTGATCATTGAGGATGGCCGCTGCCGGGGGCTGGTCGCGTACGAACTGGCGACCGGGGAACTGCACACCTTCCACGCCAAGGCCGTGATCCTCGCGGCGGGTGGCTACGGGCGGGTCTTCAAGATCACCTCGAACGCGCTGACGCTGACGGGCGACCTGATGAGCATCTATTACCGCAAGGGTCTGCCGCTGGAGGACATGGAGTTCTACCAGTTCCACCCGACCGGCCTGGCGAAACTGGGCATCCTCGTCACGGAGGGTATTCGCGGGGAAGGCGGCATCCTGCGGAACAAGGACGGCGAGCGCTTCATGGAACGCTACGCGCCGACCATCAAGGACCTCGCGCCACGCGATATCGTGTCGCGCTCCATGATCACCGAGATCCGAGAGGGGCGTGGCGTGGGCCGCGACGGCGACGCCATCTACATCGACCTGACGCACCTGCCAAAGGAAGTCATCGAGGGCAAGCTGGCCGAAATCACGGATCTGGCGCGGACGTACCTGGGGCAGGATCCGGTGAAGGATCTCGTGATGGTGCAGCCGACCGCGCACTACGCGATGGGCGGCATTCCCACGGATCTGAACGGCCTGTGCCTGAGTGACGGCAGCGGCGGCAGCGTGGAAGGCCTGTACGCGGCGGGCGAGCAGGCGTGCGTGAGTCTGCACGGCGCGAACCGCCTGGGCACCAACTCGCTGGGCGACCTCGTGGTGTTCGGTCGCCGCGCCGGGGTCGCCGCCGCCGCATACGCGCGTCAGGTGGAACTACCCCAGATGCCGGAGAATGCCGAGCGCGAGAGCGTGGACATGTTCGACCGCCTGAAGAACAGCAGGGGCACCGACAACGCCGCCGCAATCCGCAAGGCATTGCAGGAATCGATGATGAACAACGTCGGCATCTTCCGCAACGGCCCGGACATGGAAAAACAGGTCGGGATCGTGCAGGAACTCAAGGCACGCTACGCGAATGTCGGCGTGAGCGACCCCAGCCGCCGGTACAACAGTGAGCTGATCGAGGCGATGGAACTGGGCTTCATGCTCGACTGCGCCGAGGCCATGACGGCCAGCGCCGTGAACCGCACCGAGTCGCGTGGCGCGCATGACCGCGCGGATTTCCACGAGCGCGACGACGTGAATTGGCTCAAGCACACCATGGCCTACCGTGACCTGGACAAGCCGGGCAACGTGATCATCGGGTACAAGCCGGTGTCCCTCAAGGGCTTCACGCGGGCCTTCGAGCCCAAACCGCGCGTGTACTGAGCGTCCACCGAGCCACGCCCCTATCAAAGGACGAACCATGACCCAGAGCGTCACCCCCACCAGCACCGTGCCCGGCCCCGTCACCACGGCGGCCAGCGTGCCCATGCTGAAACTCAAAGTCAAGATCCTGCGCTTCGACCCGGAAATCGACAAGAAGGCCAAGTGGGTCACCTACGACGTGGAAGCCCAGCCGGGCGACCGCGTGGTGGACGTCATCAACGAGATCAAGTGGTACCAGGAACCGGGCCTGACCTACCGCCGCTCCTGCCTGCACGGCATCTGCGGCAGCGACGCCATGCTCATCAACGGCCGCAACCGCCTGGCGTGCAAGACCCTGGTGCGGGACGTGGCCAAGGACGGCGGCACCATCACCATCGAACCGATCCGGGGCCTGAAGGTTGAGAAGGATCTGCTGGTCGACATGGAGCCGTTCTTCGACTCGTACCGGGCGATCATGCCGTACTTCATCAACGAGTCGCCTGCGCCGGCCGCCGAACGCATTCAGTCGGAGGCCGAGGCCGAGCTGATGGCGCAGTCCAGCAACTGCATCCTGTGCGCGTGCTGCACCACCAGCTGCCCGATCTTCTGGGTGAACGGCTCGTACCTTGGCCCGGCCGCGATCGTACAGGCACACCGATTCATCTTCGACAGCCGCGACGAGGCCACGCAGCAGCGGCTGAACATCATGAACCAGAACACCGGCGTGTGGCGCTGCCGCACCGCGTACAACTGCACCGAGGCGTGTCCGCGCGACATCCCGATCACGCAGTTGATCGAAGAAGTTAAACGCGCCGTGATGTACCAGCAGGCCTAATTTCTGAAGTTTTCCCCACGCGGAGGCCAATTGGCCTCCGCGTGGGCCATTCTGTCGACCCCTGTGTAATCCTGGCTCCCCCTCTCGAGTTAAGATTCCAGGCCCGAGCAGCGATCAAAGAACACGGGGCGCGAATGGATTCACCCGCATGGCGTCCGATTCATTCAACCTGTCGTACTAGTAGATGCAGTTCTGTCAGCCACATTCTTCAGAACTGCATGGCGTATTTCGCGCCGTCGTTGCCGGTGCAGTCGCCGATGCCGTGCTCGTTTTCGTCGACCGTCAGGGTACAGGTGAGCGTCAAGACCGGAGTGCCACCGGTTCGGGCGATCAGGTTCCCGATGCGGGCCACAGGAGGGCCGTGTCGATCTGGACTGTCGAGCCGGGTGCCGATGCCTACCATCCCGTTGGTGAAGGCGGCGCTGCTGGCCCCGAAGCCGAAGCTGAGGCCCCAGCCGGCGGGCAGCGGGTTGCCGGCTCCGCTGCTGCCGTCCACGATGGCGGTACGCCCGGAGTACGCCTGCCCACCAATGGTGATCGTGGCGTTGTCTTGCGCGAAAGGATCACCCAGTCGGGGCCGGAGTGTCCCTGGAGTGAACGTCACGACCCCTTCCGTGCCGGTGACCGAATTGACGATCCGGCCCTGGTGTGGGGCGGTAACAGTCGGAGCACACGACGCGAGAAGGGCAGCGGCAATCACGGTCAGCGCGGCGTGGTTCATGATCTGCCCAGTCTAGGAGACGGGCCTGACGCGCCCATGAGCTGAACGGTAGCCCGGCGCTTAGCGATGGGAGGAGGTGCGGCCGGCTGGTCAGGGCAGGTGATTTATTTCAGACGCGGTGCCCCTGGGGCGTGAGGTGCGCGAATTCGTGGATGAAGCGCTCTTGCGCCCTGGTCTCAATAGCGTTGGGGCTGCGCGTGCGGCGCACCATCGCAATGGCGTCGTCGGGCGTCATCCCGGCCTGAACGAGCAGGCACGCCGCGGTCAACCCAGCCCGTCCCAGGCCGCCCCGGCAATGGACGACGATGGAGCGTCCGTCGAGCAGCAGGGTCATGAGGTCGTCGATGTACAGCGCAAATTCCGCTGGGTCGCGGGGCACGCTGCCATCCGGGATCGGGCACGGCACGACCGTGAGACCGTGGGTCTCGGCCGCCTCGTGGTAGCCGTCCATGCCGAGCAGGTCGAACTCGAAGTCCTCGATGAGGGGAGCGATGACCTGGGCGCCATCCTGCGCGAGCGTCTGCATGTCGTCGTTCAAGTCGCGGTCGTGGGTCACGCCGGGCTGGTAGACGCTCAGACCCTTCTTGCCGGGCGCGAAGGTCAGGCCCAGGCGGCCGGGCCACAGCCCGGTGGGAATCCAGTCCACCCGGATCGGGGCGCTCACGCCCGCTCCTGAAGCCAGCGGGCGGCGTCCATGGCGTGGTAGGTGATGATCGCGTCCGCTCCGGCCCGCCGCATGCCGGTCAGGGTCTCCAGCACCGTGCGGCGTTCATCCATAAACCCGGCCAGGGCGGCCGCCTTGATCAGCGCGAACTCGCCGCTCACGTTGTAGGCCACGACCGGCAGGTCGAATTCCCGCTTCAGCAGGCTCAGCACGTCCAGGTACGCCAGGGCGGGCTTGACCATCAGGGTGTCGGCGCCCTGTTCGGCGTCCAGGCGGGCTTCACGCAGCGCCTCGCGGTAGCCGCCGGCCGGATCCATCTGGTAGGTGGCCCGGTTACCGACGCTGGGCGTGCTACCCGCCGCGTCGCGGAAGGGGCCGTAGTAGGCGCTGGCGTACTTCACGGCGTAGGCCATGATCGGCACATGGCTGAACCCAGCCTCATCGAGCGCGGCGCGGATAGCGGCGACCTGTCCGTCCATCATGGCGCTGGGCGCGACCACGTCCGCTCCGGCGGCAGCCTGCGAGACGGCCGTGCGGGCCAGCAGGTTCAGGCTGGGGTCATTGTCTACAGTCCAGGCATCCGCGCCGGTCTGGCCGGGCACCTCGCACAGCACGCCGCAGTGGCCGTGATCTGTGTACTCGCACAGGCAGGTATCCGTGATGACGTTCATGGCGGGCACGGCGGCCTTGATGGCCTGTGTGGCCTGCTGGACGATGCCGTGCTCGGCGTAGGCGCCGCTGCCCTGGTCGTCCTTGTGCTCCGGAATCCCGAACAGGATCACGCTGGGGATTCCGAGTGCGAGGGCCTCGCGGGCCTGCGCCACGGCTCCGGCGACGGAGTGACGGCTGATGCCGGGCATGGTCGCGATGGGCTGCTCGTCGCCGTGTTCATGGACGAAGATCGGGTGGATAAAGTGCGAGGTGTGCAGGTGCACCTCGTGCGTGAGGGCCCGCAGGGCGGGCGTGCGGCGCAGGCGACGGGGACGATCCATGGCCCTACCCTACCGCCGCTGCGGCTGTCAGTCGGTGACTATCGTCCGGCGGTTTGCCGTTCAGGGGCCGATCAGGCGGCGGATGGCGAAGCGCACCCGGCCGAGGCTGGTCACGTCGTCGAAGGCCGTGAGGAGGATCTGCGGCCCGAAGGGCGTGAGGAGCGCGGGGCCACCCTCGACGTCTAGCAGCAGTTCCGTCCACTCGGAGCTGCCCAGGTTGGATTGCAGGCTGCCAATCACGGCCTTGCCGGCGGCGATGAGCCCCAGTTCGCGTTTCAGGAAGGCGGGTTCCAGTCCGGCAGAACCGACCACGGAGCCGTTCTGGTCGATCAGCAGGACGAACTTCATGCCGCGCACGGCCATGAGCGTGTCGAGCATCAGCCCTCCGTACGGGGCAGGCCGGTCAGCTCCAGGGCCAGGCGCGCGAGGGTCTGCTGGGCGCTGCGGGTGTCCTGACCGCGCGTGAGGGCCACGCCGATGACGTGGTTGGCGCTGGATACGGCCACGACCTCCACGCGTTCGCTGGTGAGGGTCAGGCGGGTCACGTCGCCTGCGCCCAGGCGGCGGCCGATCCGGTCGAAGGTGGCGCGCAGCGAGGCGAGTTCAGCGGCCAGCGGGTCGCCGCCTTCTCCCTGGGATTCGATGGGCAGGCCGTCCGGGCCGACCAGGGCGGCGGCGATCACGCCGGGCAGGCCGTTGAGGGCGTCGATGATCACAGCATGGCTCCCAGTCTGCGGGCGGCGTCCCGGCCGTACAGCCGCGCCTGCCCGAGGTTGCTGCGGGCATCGAGGGCCAGCAGCAGGTAGTACTCGGTCTTGATCGGGTGCAGGTACACGCTCAGGCGTTCGCCCCGCACGTACAGTTCACGGGTCTGCCCGCCCCCGAGCGTCTGGGTGTAGGAGGAGGATGCGGCCCGCAGCAGGCCGGCGTGCTCGGCGACCAGCAGGCTCAGGTCGGCCGTGCCGGCGCTGTGCCCTTCGATGAGCAGGCCGTCCAGTCCGCCGATGGCGGCGGCCCACGCCCCGTCCACGTCATTCACGAGTTGGGTCAGTTCGGCAAGCATCGCCCGCCATCATAGGGGGGCAACTGTTGCAGCCGCCTGACAAGCCCAGGCAGGGCGCGGCGGGACGGTCTGAGACCCGTTGGTGGACAGCGGTCAACTACGGTCGTGAGGGGTGGCGCAATGACCGGTTTTCCCCGCCGATATCGGTTAGAATTGGGGCATCGAGGGAGCGGCTTCTATTACGCTGTCAACATAATCGTGCTAGAATCGTTCCATTCCCGGAGCAGTGTCCGGGCCTCTATTCCCCCCGCCACGCCGGCCCACAGCCGGGGTGCGCCATGACTGGAGCCACATGACCGGAATTCATCCTGTTGACATCACCAGCGAAGTCAAGACCAACTTCATCAACTACGCCATGAACGTGATCGTGGATCGCGCGCTGCCCGACGTGCGCGACGGCCTCAAGCCGGTGCAGCGCCGGATCATGTACGCCATGATGCTCGAAGGCCTGTACGCCAACCAGAAGCACGCCAAGAGTGCCTCGGTGGTCGGCGAGGTCATGAAGAAATACCACCCGCACGGCGACAGTTCCATCTACGACGCCATGGTGCGCCTGGGCCAGTGGTGGAACATGCGCTACCCGATGGTTCACCCGCAGGGGAACTTCGGCTCGATCGACGGCGATCCGCCCGCTGCCATGCGGTACACCGAGGCCCGCATGACCAAGGTCGCCGAGGAAGTCCTGGCCGACCTGGAAAAGGAAACGGTCGATCTCAAGCCCAACTACGACGAGACGACCGAGGAACCCACGGTGCTGCCGTCGGCCGTGCCGAACCTGCTGATCAACGGCGCGTCCGGCATCGCGGTGGGCATGGCCACGAACATCCCGCCGCACAACCTCACGGAGATCTGCAATGGCCTGCTCGCCTTGATCGACAACCCGCACATCACGCTCGACGGCATGATGGAGCATGTGAGGGGGCCGGATTTCCCCACCGGCGGTCGCATCTCGCAGATGGGCATCCGGGACGCCTACGCCACCGGCCACGGCGGCCTGAAGGTGCGCGGCAAGGCCCGCATCGAGGAGAAGAACGGGCGCAACCAGATCATCATCAGCGAGATTCCGTATCAGGTGAACAAGACCAACCTGATCCAGACGATCTCCGCCATGTACAAGGCCGGGAAGATCCCGGACATCAGCGCCCTGCGCGACGAGTCCGACCGCAAGGATCCGGTGCGGATCGTGGTGGAACTCAAGCGCGGAGCGATCCCCACCCTGGTGCTCAACCAGCTCTACAAGTACACCCAACTCCAGGGCACCTTCACGATCATCAACCTGAGCATCGTGAACGGCGAGCCGCGCGTGCTGCCGCTGGTGGACACCATGCAGTACTTCCTCACGCACCGCCGCGACGTCGTGACCCGCCGCACGCAGTACGACCTGCGCAAGGCCGAGGAACGCGCCCACGTGCTGGAGGGGCTGCTCAAGGCGCTTGACCACATCGACGAGGTCATCTCTCTGATCCGTGCGAGCAACACCGGAGCCGAGGCGCGCGATTCGCTGATGGCCCGCTTCGGGCTGTCGGAAATCCAATCCCAGGCCATTCTGGACATGCGCC
The Deinococcus sp. KSM4-11 DNA segment above includes these coding regions:
- the gyrA gene encoding DNA gyrase subunit A codes for the protein MTGIHPVDITSEVKTNFINYAMNVIVDRALPDVRDGLKPVQRRIMYAMMLEGLYANQKHAKSASVVGEVMKKYHPHGDSSIYDAMVRLGQWWNMRYPMVHPQGNFGSIDGDPPAAMRYTEARMTKVAEEVLADLEKETVDLKPNYDETTEEPTVLPSAVPNLLINGASGIAVGMATNIPPHNLTEICNGLLALIDNPHITLDGMMEHVRGPDFPTGGRISQMGIRDAYATGHGGLKVRGKARIEEKNGRNQIIISEIPYQVNKTNLIQTISAMYKAGKIPDISALRDESDRKDPVRIVVELKRGAIPTLVLNQLYKYTQLQGTFTIINLSIVNGEPRVLPLVDTMQYFLTHRRDVVTRRTQYDLRKAEERAHVLEGLLKALDHIDEVISLIRASNTGAEARDSLMARFGLSEIQSQAILDMRLQRLVGLEREKLQGEFDELQKTISFLRSILGDEVLLWKEIKKEIRAIRDNYGDERRSTITLLEDDISKEDLIAVEDMVITMTKAGYLKRTNLDAYRAQSRGGRGASGGKLREEDVNTRVFVGSTHDFLLFFTDKGRVFHEKIYDLPEAGRDAKGTHIRNLLPSLREDENIASVLSVKGFEETGCFIFATRNGVVKKTLITDYGNITSAGLIAINLQANDELIGVGIVQDGDHVVLATRNGKAMRFESSEVRDTGRATQGVIGIRLREGEQDAVVSMALVPGGDEQSELLAVSECGLGKRTPVGDYPAKGRGGMGVITLDVTDKTGKLVTLARVAGDEELMVLTEKGTVIRTRVEEVRVTGRNAQGVKVINIADKDSVISAFPIRREDEV